One Cucumis sativus cultivar 9930 chromosome 1, Cucumber_9930_V3, whole genome shotgun sequence DNA segment encodes these proteins:
- the LOC101208721 gene encoding beta-galactosidase isoform X1, with translation MPKTVLLFLSLLTWVGSTIGAVTYDEKAIIINDQRRILISGSIHYPRSTPQMWPDLIQKAKDGGLDIIETYVFWNGHEPSEGKYYFEERYDLVGFIKLVQKAGLYVHLRIGPYVCAEWNYGGFPIWLKFVPGIAFRTDNEPFKAAMQKFVTKIVDMMKLEKLYHTQGGPIILSQIENEYGPVEWQIGAPGKSYTKWFAQMAVDLKTGVPWVMCKQEDAPDPLIDTCNGFYCENFKPNQIYKPKIWTENWSGWYTAFGGPTPYRPPEDVAFSVARFIQNNGSLVNYYVYHGGTNFGRTSGLFIATSYDFDAPIDEYGLIREPKWGHLRDLHKAIKSCEPALVSADPTITWLGKNQEARVFKSSSACAAFLANYDTSASVKVNFWNNPYDLPPWSISILPDCKTVTFNTAQVGVKSYQAKMMPISSFGWLSYKEEPASAYAKDTTTKAGLVEQVSITWDTTDYLWYMQDISIDSTEGFLKSGKWPLLSVNSAGHLLHVFINGQLSGSVYGSLEDPAITFSKNVDLKQGVNKLSMLSVTVGLPNVGLHFDTWNAGVLGPVTLEGLNEGTRDMSKYKWSYKVGLSGESLNLYSDKGSNSVQWTKGSLTQKQPLTWYKTTFKTPAGNEPLGLDMSSMSKGQIWINGQSIGRYFPGYIANGKCDKCSYAGLFTEKKCLGNCGEPSQKWYHIPRDWLSPSDNLLVIFEEIGGSPDGISLVKRT, from the exons ATGCCAAAGACTGTGCTGCTGTTTTTGAGTCTGCTTACGTGGGTTGGTTCTACAATAGGCGCCGTGACTTATGACGAGAAAGCCATCATCATTAATGATCAGAgaagaattttgatttctgGCTCTATTCATTACCCAAGAAGCACACCCCAG ATGTGGCCGGACCTAATACAGAAGGCAAAAGATGGAGGGTTGGATATTATAGAGACATATGTATTCTGGAATGGCCACGAACCTTCTGAAGGCAAG TATTACTTTGAGGAAAGATACGATTTGGTGGGGTTTATAAAGCTGGTGCAGAAAGCAGGCTTATATGTTCATCTCCGGATCGGTCCGTATGTCTGTGCGGAATGGAACTATgg TGGATTTCCTATTTGGCTAAAGTTTGTTCCTGGCATCGCCTTTAGGACTGACAATGAACCTTTCAAG gCGGCCATGCAAAAATTTGTTACTAAGATTGTCGATATGATGAAGTTGGAGAAGTTATATCACACCCAGGGAGGACCCATTATTTTGTCTCAG ATTGAGAATGAATATGGACCAGTGGAATGGCAAATAGGTGCCCCAGGTAAATCTTACACCAAATGGTTTGCTCAAATGGCGGTAGATCTTAAAACTGGAGTCCCATGGGTGATGTGCAAGCAAGAGGATGCTCCTGACCCTTTG ATTGACACCTGCAATGGGTTTTACTGCgaaaatttcaaaccaaaccAGATTTATAAACCTAAAATATGGACAGAAAACTGGAGCGGTTG GTACACTGCATTTGGTGGTCCAACTCCTTACAGGCCACCTGAAGATGTGGCTTTTTCAGTCGCAAGATTCATACAGAATAATGGCTCTCTCGTCAATTATTATGTG TACCATGGAGGAACTAACTTCGGTCGAACATCTGGTCTTTTCATTGCCACTAGCTACGACTTTGATGCTCCAATAGATGAATACG GCCTAATAAGGGAACCGAAATGGGGACATCTAAGAGATTTGCACAAAGCCATCAAGTCGTGCGAACCTGCTTTAGTTTCAGCAGATCCTACCATTACATGGCTTGGGAAAAATCAAGAG GCTCGTGTTTTCAAGTCAAGTTCCGCATGTGCTGCTTTCCTTGCAAATTATGATACATCAGCTTCTGTTAAGGTCAACTTTTGGAATAACCCATACGATCTACCGCCATGGTCGATCAGCATCCTTCCTGATTGCAAAACTGTTACTTTCAACACTGCACAA GTTGGGGTTAAAAGTTACCAGGCAAAAATGATGCCAATTAGTTCATTTGGGTGGCTGTCGTACAAAGAGGAACCTGCCTCTGCTTATGCTAAGGATACAACAACCAAGGCTGGGTTAGTGGAGCAAGTAAGCATCACCTGGGACACAACAGATTATTTGTGGTACATGCAAGA TATAAGTATTGATTCCACTGAAGGCTTTCTGAAGAGCGGAAAATGGCCACTTCTCTCCGTCAATTCGGCAGGCCATCTTTTGCATGTTTTCATAAATGGCCAACTATCTG GAAGTGTATATGGGAGTTTGGAGGATCCCGCAATAACTTTCAGTAAAAATGTTGATCTAAAGCAAGGAGTTAACAAGCTTTCCATGCTGAGTGTTACTGTCGGTCTTCCG AATGTTGGCCTGCATTTTGATACTTGGAATGCTGGTGTTTTAGGCCCTGTCACGTTGGAGGGTCTGAATGAGGGCACTCGAGACATGTCTAAATATAAATGGTCTTACAAG GTTGGTTTGAGTGGAGAGAGCTTGAATCTTTATTCTGATAAAGGAAGTAATTCTGTGCAATGGACGAAAGGCTCATTGACTCAAAAGCAACCCCTCACATGGTACAAG ACCACTTTCAAGACTCCAGCTGGTAACGAACCATTGGGTTTAGATATGAGCAGCATGAGTAAAGGTCAAATATGGATTAACGGTCAGAGCATTGGCCGCTATTTTCCTGGATATATTGCAAACGGCAAGTGTGACAAATGCAGTTATGCTGGATTGTTTACTGAGAAGAAATGCTTGGGGAACTGTGGTGAACCCTCTCAGAAATG gTATCACATTCCCCGCGATTGGTTAAGTCCAAGTGACAACTTATTGgtaatttttgaagaaattggtGGGAGTCCTGACGGGATTTCTTTGGTTAAGAGGACTTGA
- the LOC101208721 gene encoding beta-galactosidase isoform X2, with amino-acid sequence MPKTVLLFLSLLTWVGSTIGAVTYDEKAIIINDQRRILISGSIHYPRSTPQMWPDLIQKAKDGGLDIIETYVFWNGHEPSEGKYYFEERYDLVGFIKLVQKAGLYVHLRIGPYVCAEWNYGGFPIWLKFVPGIAFRTDNEPFKAAMQKFVTKIVDMMKLEKLYHTQGGPIILSQIENEYGPVEWQIGAPGKSYTKWFAQMAVDLKTGVPWVMCKQEDAPDPLIDTCNGFYCENFKPNQIYKPKIWTENWSGWYTAFGGPTPYRPPEDVAFSVARFIQNNGSLVNYYVYHGGTNFGRTSGLFIATSYDFDAPIDEYGLIREPKWGHLRDLHKAIKSCEPALVSADPTITWLGKNQEARVFKSSSACAAFLANYDTSASVKVNFWNNPYDLPPWSISILPDCKTVTFNTAQVGVKSYQAKMMPISSFGWLSYKEEPASAYAKDTTTKAGLVEQVSITWDTTDYLWYMQDISIDSTEGFLKSGKWPLLSVNSAGHLLHVFINGQLSGSVYGSLEDPAITFSKNVDLKQGVNKLSMLSVTVGLPALSRWRV; translated from the exons ATGCCAAAGACTGTGCTGCTGTTTTTGAGTCTGCTTACGTGGGTTGGTTCTACAATAGGCGCCGTGACTTATGACGAGAAAGCCATCATCATTAATGATCAGAgaagaattttgatttctgGCTCTATTCATTACCCAAGAAGCACACCCCAG ATGTGGCCGGACCTAATACAGAAGGCAAAAGATGGAGGGTTGGATATTATAGAGACATATGTATTCTGGAATGGCCACGAACCTTCTGAAGGCAAG TATTACTTTGAGGAAAGATACGATTTGGTGGGGTTTATAAAGCTGGTGCAGAAAGCAGGCTTATATGTTCATCTCCGGATCGGTCCGTATGTCTGTGCGGAATGGAACTATgg TGGATTTCCTATTTGGCTAAAGTTTGTTCCTGGCATCGCCTTTAGGACTGACAATGAACCTTTCAAG gCGGCCATGCAAAAATTTGTTACTAAGATTGTCGATATGATGAAGTTGGAGAAGTTATATCACACCCAGGGAGGACCCATTATTTTGTCTCAG ATTGAGAATGAATATGGACCAGTGGAATGGCAAATAGGTGCCCCAGGTAAATCTTACACCAAATGGTTTGCTCAAATGGCGGTAGATCTTAAAACTGGAGTCCCATGGGTGATGTGCAAGCAAGAGGATGCTCCTGACCCTTTG ATTGACACCTGCAATGGGTTTTACTGCgaaaatttcaaaccaaaccAGATTTATAAACCTAAAATATGGACAGAAAACTGGAGCGGTTG GTACACTGCATTTGGTGGTCCAACTCCTTACAGGCCACCTGAAGATGTGGCTTTTTCAGTCGCAAGATTCATACAGAATAATGGCTCTCTCGTCAATTATTATGTG TACCATGGAGGAACTAACTTCGGTCGAACATCTGGTCTTTTCATTGCCACTAGCTACGACTTTGATGCTCCAATAGATGAATACG GCCTAATAAGGGAACCGAAATGGGGACATCTAAGAGATTTGCACAAAGCCATCAAGTCGTGCGAACCTGCTTTAGTTTCAGCAGATCCTACCATTACATGGCTTGGGAAAAATCAAGAG GCTCGTGTTTTCAAGTCAAGTTCCGCATGTGCTGCTTTCCTTGCAAATTATGATACATCAGCTTCTGTTAAGGTCAACTTTTGGAATAACCCATACGATCTACCGCCATGGTCGATCAGCATCCTTCCTGATTGCAAAACTGTTACTTTCAACACTGCACAA GTTGGGGTTAAAAGTTACCAGGCAAAAATGATGCCAATTAGTTCATTTGGGTGGCTGTCGTACAAAGAGGAACCTGCCTCTGCTTATGCTAAGGATACAACAACCAAGGCTGGGTTAGTGGAGCAAGTAAGCATCACCTGGGACACAACAGATTATTTGTGGTACATGCAAGA TATAAGTATTGATTCCACTGAAGGCTTTCTGAAGAGCGGAAAATGGCCACTTCTCTCCGTCAATTCGGCAGGCCATCTTTTGCATGTTTTCATAAATGGCCAACTATCTG GAAGTGTATATGGGAGTTTGGAGGATCCCGCAATAACTTTCAGTAAAAATGTTGATCTAAAGCAAGGAGTTAACAAGCTTTCCATGCTGAGTGTTACTGTCGGTCTTCCG GCCCTGTCACGTTGGAGGGTCTGA
- the LOC101210653 gene encoding beta-galactosidase produces the protein MLKMSKIMVVFLGLVLWVCSSVMASVTYDHKALVIDGKRRILISGSIHYPRSTPQMWPDLIQKAKDGGLDVIETYVFWNGHEPSPGQYYFEDRYELVRFVKLVQQAGLYVHLRIGPYVCAEWNFGGFPVWLKYVPGIAFRTDNGPFKAAMQKFTAKIVSMMKGEKLYHSQGGPIILSQIENEYGPVEWEIGAPGKSYTKWAAQMALGLDTGVPWVMCKQEDAPDPMIDTCNGFYCENFEPNKAYKPKMWTEAWTGWFTEFGGPVPYRPVEDLAYAVARFIQNRGSLINYYMYHGGTNFGRTAGGPFIATSYDYDAPIDEYGLIRQPKWGHLRDLHKAIKLCEPALVSVDPTVSSLGSKQEAHVYNTRSGECAAFLANYDPSTSVRVTFGNHPYDLPPWSVSILPDCKTVVFNTAKVNAPSYWPKMTPISSFSWHSYNEETASAYADDTTTMAGLVEQISITRDATDYLWYMTDIRIDSNEGFLKSGQWPLLTIFSAGHALHVFINGQLSGTVYGGLDNPKLTFSKYVNLRPGVNKLSMLSVAVGLPNVGVHFETWNAGILGPVTLKGLNEGTRDMSGYKWSYKVGLKGEALNLHTVSGSSSVEWMTGSLVSQKQPLTWYKTTFNAPGGNEPLALDMGSMGKGQVWINGESIGRHWPAYTARGSCGKCYYGGIFTEKKCHFSCGEPSQRWYHVPRAWLKPSGNILVIFEEWGGNPDGISLVKRS, from the exons ATGTTGAAAATGTCAAAGATTATGGTAGTGTTTTTGGGTTTGGTTTTGTGGGTTTGTTCTTCTGTAATGGCTTCTGTAACTTATGATCACAAAGCCTTAGTCATCGATGGCAAGAgaagaattttgatttctgGTTCCATTCATTACCCAAGAAGCACTCCTCAG ATGTGGCCAGACCTTATTCAGAAGGCTAAAGATGGAGGGTTGGATGTTATTGAGACATATGTGTTCTGGAATGGCCATGAACCTTCTCCTGGACAG taTTATTTTGAAGATAGATATGAATTGGTGAGATTTGTGAAGCTGGTTCAACAAGCAGGTTTATATGTTCATCTAAGGATTGGTCCATATGTTTGTGCAGAATGGAACTTTGG TGGATTTCCTGTTTGGTTAAAGTATGTTCCTGGGATTGCCTTTAGGACTGACAATGGACCCTTCAAG GCGGCTATGCAAAAATTCACTGCGAAGATTGTCAGTATGATGAAGGGGGAGAAGTTATATCATAGCCAAGGAGGACCCATTATTCTTTCTCAG ATTGAGAATGAATACGGACCAGTGGAGTGGGAAATAGGTGCCCCTGGTAAATCTTACACCAAATGGGCTGCTCAAATGGCGTTAGGTCTTGACACTGGAGTACCATGGGTGATGTGCAAACAAGAGGATGCCCCTGACCCTATG ATTGACACCTGCAATGGATTTTACTGTGAGAACTTTGAACCAAACAAGGCTTATAAACCCAAAATGTGGACAGAAGCCTGGACTGGTTG GTTCACTGAGTTTGGAGGCCCAGTTCCTTATAGACCAGTTGAAGACTTGGCTTATGCTGTTGCAAGATTCATTCAGAATCGTGGTTCtctcattaattattatatg TACCATGGAGGAACTAACTTTGGCCGAACTGCCGGTGGACCTTTCATTGCTACAAGCTATGATTATGATGCTCCGATCGATGAATATG GCCTAATAAGACAACCAAAATGGGGTCATCTGAGAGATCTGCACAAAGCCATCAAGTTATGTGAACCTGCTTTAGTATCGGTAGATCCTACGGTGTCATCGTTAGGAAGCAAGCAAGAG GCTCATGTCTACAACACAAGATCAGGGGAGTGCGCTGCTTTTCTAGCAAACTATGATCCATCAACTTCTGTAAGAGTCACCTTTGGAAATCATCCATATGACCTGCCACCTTGGTCCGTCAGCATCCTTCCTGACTGCAAAACTGTCGTTTTCAACACTGCAAAA GTCAATGCTCCATCCTATTGGCCTAAGATGACGCCAATTAGTTCATTTTCATGGCATTCATACAATGAAGAAACTGCTTCTGCGTATGCTGATGATACAACCACCATGGCTGGGTTAGTAGAGCAAATAAGTATCACCAGGGATGCAACAGATTATTTGTGGTATATGACAGA TATAAGGATCGACTCGAATGAAGGCTTCTTAAAAAGTGGACAATGGCCTCTTCTCACCATCTTTTCAGCAGGGCATGCTTTGCATGTGTTCATAAATGGCCAACTATCTG GAACTGTATATGGGGGGTTGGATAATCCCAAATTAACATTCAGCAAATATGTTAACTTAAGGCCAGGAGTTAACAAGCTTTCAATGTTGAGTGTTGCTGTCGGTCTCCCG AATGTTGGCGTTCATTTTGAGACTTGGAATGCTGGCATCTTAGGTCCTGTCACGTTGAAGGGTCTAAACGAGGGTACAAGAGACATGTCTGGATATAAATGGTCTTACAAG GTTGGCTTGAAAGGAGAAGCCTTGAATCTTCATACTGTTAGTGGAAGTAGCTCTGTTGAATGGATGACAGGCTCATTGGTGTCTCAAAAACAACCCCTCACATGGTACAAG ACGACTTTCAATGCTCCGGGAGGCAACGAACCGTTAGCTTTAGATATGGGCAGCATGGGTAAAGGTCAAGTATGGATTAACGGTGAGAGCATCGGACGTCATTGGCCTGCATATACTGCACGAGGTAGTTGTGGCAAATGCTACTATGGTGGAATTTTTACTGAGAAGAAATGTCATTTTAGCTGTGGAGAGCCCTCACAAAGATG GTACCACGTTCCTCGAGCTTGGTTGAAACCGAGCGGGAATATCTTAGTGATTTTCGAAGAATGGGGTGGCAATCCTGATGGTATCTCTTTGGTTAAGAGATCATga